One Neoarius graeffei isolate fNeoGra1 chromosome 19, fNeoGra1.pri, whole genome shotgun sequence genomic region harbors:
- the flt3 gene encoding receptor-type tyrosine-protein kinase FLT3 translates to MQLRQDKLLMVFLLLEFSALICSGVLHQMDMKDGDMHLLPCVSKKTIETCTLSEMYLRGSQTTRLKVVAGQMVEVHLRSDNSTNSTRCFWKQRGTSSLLLFESFERGMDGMYTVVCGDSKTANISVHVHSSARRPSVPQLTISGSEDSTAHFLCISEGNPKPEIMWYENEKHIGEGLKEIKRTEKEVTKSKLNDLHFHESNIKCCATNSHGEECAYIYHYDLNSGMVKSEAPRILLRPGQSLSLRCHKMDQNNIDDLDMKWYFNNTELRGVRSLYFTKMMEYYSVPSVSVNDSGEYHCKSNHGQTKAIKVQVHENDFLEIPKLKKHIMIQHKDKAKFCFQSEVLSHPKAQCHWITPSGTIVQCSETQYLWGESTFTLCNPEPGRYQIQLRAGRKVVTESMSLCVTDIPKFVLLQDLTRVTCMTKSVHPINVSWMTCSSNADFQDPSVWKETYTDSPEYSDSEQFCHKNVIVSRPLSDMNDHFVKCCNNNNSVSYCSEQILVKISSANFLFPVVACSLFVFALMLVSVLLIHLIRKKKPGYETQIQMIQMVGPSDNDYIYIDFKDFKYNQKLEFPRENLELGKELGSGAFGMVVQATAYGISKPGVSMQVAVKMLKEKHQAVEKEALMSELKMLTYIGHHINVVNLLGACTSTGPIYLIFQFCRYGDLLNYLKNKREHFYKSLTDAFKKDRFSSLYNNYQWKRNSSGDQSGDNPYVPMAPVNKELDPLLSSTDINEDIFEDEDEDEEDLQTLTYEDLLSFSYQVAKGMEFLSSKNCIHRDLAARNILVTRNRLVKIGDFGLARDIENDSNYVVRGNARLPVKWMAPESIFKGMYTMQSDVWGYGILLWEIFSLGVTPYPGIKVDNTFYTMIERGFQMERPYYASESVYKVMSHCWALEPKDRPCFSKLVAFMEYQLSDVEDRLYYNVEGQKNGDSVYQNAPLTSEPQEIVKEDVRQSSVTDSEST, encoded by the exons ATGCAGTTAAGGCAAGACAAGCTTTTAATGG TGTTTCTCCTGCTGGAGTTCAGTGCTCTCATCTGCAGTGGTGTGTTGCATCAGATGGACATGAAAGATGGGGACATGCATCTCCTGCCTTGTGTCTCCAAGAAAACT ATTGAGACATGCACGTTGTCCGAAATGTATCTTCGAGGTTCTCAGACGACTCGGCTGAAGGTTGTAGCTGGACAGATGGTCGAAGTTCATTTAAGATCAGATAATTCCACAAATTCCACACGATGCTTTTGGAAACAAAG AGGGACATCCAGTTTGCTTTTGTTCGAGTCTTTTGAAAGAGGCATGGATGGTATGTACACTGTGGTCTGTGGCGACAGCAAAACTGCCAACATCTCAGTCCACGTTCATTCATCAGCAA GGAGACCATCAGTGCCACAGCTCACAATCAGTGGCAGTGAAGATAGCACGGCTCATTTTCTATGCATTTCTGAGGGAAATCCCAAACCAGAAATCATGTGGTATGAAAACGAAAAACATATCGG TGAAGGTCTAAAGGAGATAAAAAGGACAGAAAAAGAAGTGACCAAGAGCAAACTGAATGATTTGCACTTTCATGAGTCAAATATAAAGTGCTGTGCGACAAACTCACACGGAGAGGAATGCGCCTACATTTATCATTATG ACCTTAACAGCGGCATGGTGAAAAGCGAGGCTCCTCGGATTCTGCTGCGTCCTGGTCAGTCTCTCTCGCTCCGATGTCATAAAATGGACCAAAACAATATCGACGACCTTGACATGAAGTGGTACTTCAACAACACAGAG CTCAGAGGAGTGCGTTCACTCTATTTTACCAAAATGATGGAGTATTATTCCGTTCCCTCGGTTAGTGTGAATGATAGTGGAGAGTATCATTGCAAGAGCAATCATGGGCAAACGAAAGCCATAAAGGTTCAGGTTCATG AAAATGACTTTCTGGAGATCCCAAAGCTGAAAAAACATATCATGATCCAACACAAAGACAAGGCAAAATTTTGCTTCCAGTCTGAGGTGCTTTCTCATCCAAAAGCTCAATGTCACTGGATCACCCCAAGCGGCACCATAGTGCAGTGCAGCGAAACTCAATACCTCTGGGGTGAAAG CACTTTTACGCTGTGTAACCCAGAACCAGGCCGATATCAGATCCAACTGAGGGCCGGTAGAAAAGTTGTCACAGAAAGTATGTCCCTCTGTGTGACAG ATATTCCTAAGTTTGTGCTACTTCAAGACCTGACCCGAGTCACCTGTATGACCAAAAGTGTCCATCCTATAAATGTTTCCTGGATGACCTGTTCATCAAATGCTGA CTTTCAGGATCCTTCAGTGTGGAAAGAGACGTACACTGATTCGCCAGAGTACTCAGACTCTGAACAGTTCTGCCACAAGAACGTCATCGTCTCTCGGCCTTTGAGCGACATGAATGATCACTTTGTGAAatgctgcaataataataattcagtcTCATACTGTAGTGAGCAAATCCTCGTGAAAATAT CTTCAGCAAACTTTTTATTCCCAGTGGTGGCATGCAGCCTGTTTGTCTTTGCCCTCATGCTGGTCAGTGTCCTCCTGATTCATCTCATCCGCAAAAAA AAGCCTGGTTATGAGACACAGATCCAGATGATTCAGATGGTGGGACCCTCTGATAACGACTACATCTACATCGACTTCAAAGATTTTAAATATAACCAGAAATTGGAGTTTCCTCGTGAGAATCTGGAACTGG GGAAAGAGCTGGGCTCTGGAGCTTTTGGCATGGTCGTGCAGGCCACAGCATATGGGATCAGCAAGCCTGGAGTGTCCATGCAAGTTGCAGTGAAAATGCTAAAAG AGAAGCACCAAGCAGTAGAAAAAGAAGCCTTGATGTCTGAGCTGAAGATGTTAACTTATATTGGACATCACATCAACGTTGTGAACCTGCTGGGAGCCTGCACTAGCACag GTCCCATTTACCTGATCTTTCAATTCTGCCGTTATGGAGACCTGCTGAACTACCTGAAGAACAAGAGGGAGCATTTCTACAAGTCCTTAACTGATGCTTTCAAAAAGGACAGGTTCAGCAGCTTGTACAACAACTACCAGTGGAAGAGAAACTCTAG TGGTGATCAGTCTGGTGATAACCCGTACGTGCCCATGGCTCCAGTGAACAAGGAGCTGGATCCGCTGCTCAGTTCCACGGATATTAATGAGG ATATATttgaagatgaagatgaagatgagGAGGACCTTCAGACGCTCACCTATGAAGATCTCCTGAGCTTCTCCTATCAAGTGGCTAAGGGCATGGAATTCCTTTCCTCCAAAAAC TGTATCCATCGAGACCTGGCAGCCAGAAATATCTTAGTAACCCGAAACAGGCTGGTGAAGATTGGTGATTTTGGTTTGGCACGAGATATTGAAAACGACTCGAACTATGTGGTGAGAGGAAAT GCTCGTTTGCCGGTGAAGTGGATGGCCCCGGAGAGTATATTTAAAGGGATGTACACCATGCAGAGTGATGTCTGGGGCTATGGCATCCTGCTCTGGGAGATCTTCTCTCTGG gtgtgactccatatcctggtATTAAAGTGGATAACACCTTCTATACCATGATCGAAAGAGGGTTTCAGATGGAGCGCCCGTATTATGCCTCTGAGTCTGT GTATAAGGTGATGTCCCACTGTTGGGCTTTGGAACCCAAAGACCGACCCTGTTTCTCCAAACTGGTGGCTTTCATGGAGTACCAGCTGAGTGATGTTGAAGATCGG CTCTACTATAATGTCGAAGGGCAGAAAAATGGTGACTCTGTGTACCAGAATGCTCCACTGACCTCAGAACCACAAGAAATAGTAAAAGAAGATGTACGTCAGTCATCAGTGACAGATTCTGAATCCACATAG